Proteins from one Prochlorococcus marinus CUG1435 genomic window:
- a CDS encoding rhodanese-related sulfurtransferase, whose product MKGKNYKIVSLYSFFPFQENLILDLKNKLLEIENENDLSGLLIFASEGINGTICAEKNVIDFVINLFNKYAGNRNLNIKINFSKEKVFKKLKIKIKKEIVTMGVPEINPAENNGTYIDSSDWNKLIKNQNTIIIDTRNHYEVSLGTFQNSINPNTRNFSEFPKWVDDHLETHLENKQNTNIAMFCTGGIRCEKATSLLKKKGYKNIYHLQGGILQYLDDIPKEKNLFEGECYVFDKRVALDQDLEKGSYSICHACGMPISIQDQERKEYRKGIQCHFCIDQFSDDDRKRFEERQKQIDRSKVENHKIYKD is encoded by the coding sequence ATGAAAGGCAAAAATTATAAGATAGTTTCTCTTTACTCTTTCTTCCCATTTCAAGAAAACTTAATTCTTGATCTAAAAAATAAATTATTAGAAATCGAAAATGAAAATGATCTTTCAGGTTTGTTAATTTTTGCAAGTGAGGGTATTAATGGAACTATTTGTGCCGAGAAAAATGTAATTGATTTTGTTATCAATTTATTTAATAAATATGCAGGTAATAGAAATTTGAACATTAAAATAAACTTTTCAAAAGAGAAAGTCTTCAAAAAATTAAAAATAAAAATCAAAAAAGAAATAGTTACCATGGGTGTACCTGAAATAAACCCTGCAGAAAATAATGGGACCTATATTGACTCATCTGATTGGAATAAATTAATTAAAAATCAAAATACAATAATCATTGATACTAGAAATCATTATGAGGTTTCTTTAGGTACATTTCAGAACTCTATTAACCCAAATACAAGAAATTTTAGTGAATTCCCCAAGTGGGTAGATGATCATTTAGAAACCCATTTAGAAAATAAACAGAATACAAATATAGCAATGTTTTGCACCGGAGGAATAAGATGTGAAAAAGCTACTAGTTTACTGAAAAAGAAAGGTTATAAAAATATTTATCACCTACAAGGAGGTATCCTTCAATACCTTGACGATATACCAAAAGAAAAAAACTTATTTGAAGGTGAATGTTATGTTTTTGATAAAAGAGTTGCTTTAGATCAAGATTTAGAAAAAGGCTCTTACTCGATTTGTCATGCATGTGGAATGCCAATTTCAATTCAAGATCAAGAAAGAAAAGAATACAGAAAGGGTATCCAATGTCATTTCTGCATAGACCAATTCAGCGATGATGATAGGAAAAGGTTTGAAGAAAGACAAAAACAAATCGATAGATCAAAAGTGGAAAATCATAAAATCTATAAGGACTAA